The window TTATTTGAACAGTTCCATTTTCTAATGTTTGCCTTTCAAAAATATTTGATGATTTCCTTGAAAAGTAAGCAGCAAGCTTTTCTTTTATAATCTGCGAATTGTTTAGCTCTATACTATATATGTATCTTAAATCATTTTGGATAAATTCGATTTCAAACTTAGTATTTTTCCGAGAATCAGTAAATAGAAACGGAGAAAATTCTATCTTTTCATCTCTACTAATCTTAGGTTGTGTTGCAATTTTTTTCAAAAAGTCTAAAGCTCTAAGTATATTGGTTTTTCCTGTTGCATTTGCTCCATAAATGATGGCAAGTTTTAAGACTTCTAATCCTGAATGAGTTTTATAGATATAGTATTCAGGATAATTGTCTTTTCCTAATGGTTCAAATGACAAAGTAATAGGTTCGTTAATAGACCTAAAATTTTCTACAGTAAAGTTTACTATCATTATTATCTCCAAATTTACAGTTTATATGTAAAATTATAAATTATAATTCGGCAAATTTTAAATTTTTTATAGTAAAATTTCTGATAGTTTCATTATTACTTTTTTTAGGAGTAAACAATGGAAGAGATTGAGGTTTGCGTTTGTAAGAGGATAACTCTCTCTGAGATACTTCAGGCAATAGATGAAGAAGGTATAAAAGACCTTGAAACCTTAATAGAGAAAACAAAGGCCGGAACAGTTTGTAAAATGTGTATATCACCTGAAGAAGACCCTTACGGTGAGAGGGATATACACCTGACTGAACTTTTAAAATGAAGGGGAAGGAGTTTCCCCTGTTATTTAGCCTTTTTGAATTTATAGCCGCCGAATACAATGGCGATATCCCCTTCTTTCCAGAAAATTGTTCTCCATACTTGATAGTAAATATGGAAAGCCACCCATGCCAGTATTATCCACATTGTAAAGTGATGCCACCATCTAACTCCTGCGTGTCCTCCAAGCAGCCATCCTACCCAATCTGTAGCAAGATGTAGTAAAGCCGGCCACCAAGAACCTATTGCAGATAACCCACTTTCTAAACCTTGAACATACATATAAAATCCTGTTAAAAGCATCCATACAAGAAGAAGATGAAGTATTGTGAAGTAAACAGCATTGAAGCTGTCTAAATGGGAACTGTCAAAGTTTTTCCTTCTATTTAGAGTAATGAGATTTAAAAACACTTCCCAGAACTCTTTTATATTCTGCCCATTGGGAATTAATTTTTTAATAGGCTTTTCAAATCTACTTGCAAAATAAAGATAAAAAATGGCAACAGAAACTACATCAAGTAACAGAGCCGCGAAAAAGTGAATAAGCCTATTATAAGCCATTACAAACTTATAAGCAGCAGGTTCGGATATTAGGGTCTGATAGTATGGATGCCCTATATAAAACCCTGTTATAACAGCTGCCAGAATAGAAAAGGCATTTATCCAGTGGAAAATACGCATTGTTTT of the Persephonella sp. genome contains:
- a CDS encoding (2Fe-2S)-binding protein; this translates as MEEIEVCVCKRITLSEILQAIDEEGIKDLETLIEKTKAGTVCKMCISPEEDPYGERDIHLTELLK
- a CDS encoding cytochrome b/b6 domain-containing protein; protein product: MYQKVKRMTKTMRIFHWINAFSILAAVITGFYIGHPYYQTLISEPAAYKFVMAYNRLIHFFAALLLDVVSVAIFYLYFASRFEKPIKKLIPNGQNIKEFWEVFLNLITLNRRKNFDSSHLDSFNAVYFTILHLLLVWMLLTGFYMYVQGLESGLSAIGSWWPALLHLATDWVGWLLGGHAGVRWWHHFTMWIILAWVAFHIYYQVWRTIFWKEGDIAIVFGGYKFKKAK